GGGTAACCAGGTGTTCGCCATGCGCCTGTGGATCGACCCGGTGAAACTCGCCGGTTTCGGTCTCAGCGCCAGCGACGTGACCAATGCCGTGCGCCAGTACAACTTCCTCTCCGCCGCCGGCGAAGTGAAAGGCGAATACGTGGTCACCAGTATCAACGCCAACACCGAACTGAAGTCCGCCGAGGCCTTCGGCAAGATTCCGCTGAAGGTCAACGGTGACAGCCGCGTGCTGCTGAGCGATGTGGCGCGGGTGGAAATGGGCGCGGAGAACTACAACTCCATCAGCTCCTTCGGTGGCACACCCTCGGTGTACATCGGGATCAAGGCCACCCCCGGCGCCAACCCGCTCGACGTGATCAAGGAAGTGCGCAAGATCATGCCGGAGCTGGAAGCCCAGTTGCCGCCCAACCTCAAGAGCGAAATCGCCTACGACGCCACGCTGTTCATCCAGGCCTCCATCGATGAAGTGGTGAAAACCCTGTTCGAAGCCGTGCTGATCGTGATCGTGGTGGTGTTCCTGTTTCTCGGCGCCCTGCGTTCGGTGGTGATCCCGGTGGTCACCATTCCGCTGTCGATGATCGGCGTGATGTTCTTCATGCAGATGATGGGTTACTCGATCAACCTGCTGACCCTGCTGGCGATGGTGCTGGCCATCGGTCTGGTGGTGGACGATGCCATCGTCGTGGTGGAAAACATCCACCGGCATATCGAGGAAGGCAAGACTCCGCTGGAGGCCGCACTCGAAGGCGCCCGGGAAATCGCGATGCCGGTGGTGTCGATGACCATCACCCTGGCGGCGGTGTATGCGCCGATCGGTTTTCTGACCGGGCTGACCGGGGCCCTGTTCAAGGAGTTCGCGCTGACCCTCGCCGGGGCCGTGGTGATTTCCGGTATCGTCGCCCTGACGCTGTCGCCGATGATGTGCGCCCTGCTGTTGCGTCACGAGGAAAACCCCAGCGGACTTGCCCACCGACTCGACCGCATCTTCGAAAACCTCAAGCGACGCTATCAAAGCATGCTCCACGGCACGCTCAACACCCGGCCGGTGGTGCTGGTGTTCGCAGTGATCGTGCTGTGCCTGATTCCGGTGCTGCTCAAGTTCACCAAATCGGAACTGGCGCCGGACGAAGACCAGGGCATCATTTTCATGATGGCCAACGCGCCGCAACCGACCAACCTCGATTACCTGAACACCTACACCGAAGAATTCGTGAAAATCTTCAAGGAATTCCCGGAGTACTACTCGTCGTTCCAGATCAACGGCTACAACGGTGTGCAGAGCGGCATCGGTGGTTTCCTGCTCAAGCCATGGAACGAACGCAGCCGTACACAGATGCAGATTCTTCCCGAGGTGCAGGGCAAGCTCGGCAGCATCCCGGGTTTGCAGATCTTCGGCTTCAACCTGCCCTCCCTGCCCGGCACCGGCGAGGGCCTGCCATTCGAATTCGTGATCAACACGGCCAACGACTACGAGCTGTTGCTGCAGGTGGCTGACCGGATCAAGAAACGCGCCATGGAGTCGGGCAAGTTCGCCTTCGTCGACCTCGACCTGGCCTTCGACAAACCGGAAGTGGTGGTCGATATCGACCGCGCGAAAGCGGCGCAGATGGGCGTGTCGATGCAGGATCTGGGCGGCACGCTCGCCACCTTGCTCGGCGAGGCGGAAATCAACCGCTTCACCATCGAGGGTCGCAGTTACAAGGTGATCGCCCAGGTTGAACGGGCCTATCGCGACAACCCGGACTGGCTGAACAACTACTACGTGAAAAACACCCAGGGCGAGTTGTTGCCGCTGTCGACCCTGATCACCGTGACCGACCGGGCACGCCCGCGACAGCTCAACCAGTTCCAGCAACTCAACGCGGCGAAGCTGTCCGGGTTCCCGCTGGTCAGCATGGGCGAGGCCATCGACAGCGTCGTGCAGATCGCCCGGGAAGAAGCGCCTGCCGGTTTTGCCTTCGACTACGGCGGTGCCTCACGGCAATTCGTCCAGGAAGGCAGTGCGCTGTGGGTGACTTTCGCCCTGGCACTGGCGATCATTTTCCTGGTGCTGGCGGCGCAGTTCGAGAGTTTCCGGGATCCGCTGGTTATTCTGGTGACCGTACCGTTGTCGATTTGCGGGGCGCTGATTCCGCTGTTCCTCGGCTGGTCGAGCATGAATATCTACACCCAGGTCGGGCTGGTAACGCTGATCGGCCTGATCAGCAAGCACGGGATCCTGATCGTCGAATTCGCCAACCAGTTGCGCAAGGAAAAAGGCCTGACGGCCCGCGAGGCCGTTGAAGAGGCGGCGGCGATTCGCTTGCGGCCGGTGCTGATGACCACCGCCGCCATGGTGTTCGGCATGGTGCCGTTGATCATCGCCAGTGGTGCGGGCGCAGTGAGCCGTTTTGATATCGGTACGGTGATTGCCACCGGGATGTCGATCGGGACCTTGTTTACGCTGTTCGTCCTGCCCTGTGTCTACACCGTGCTGGCCAAACCCGATCCCGCACCCGCCCCGTAACCACCGTTTTCACACGCGCACAAAAAAGGCCTCGCATCTGCGAGGCCTTTGGCACTCTTCAATCGATTCAACTCTGCGGCCTCATCCCTTGAGAAAGCCCGAACATGAACAGCAGCAAATCATGGTCGGGTTTGGTTGCCACGGAGGCTTTCGCCACCCGCGGCATCGGACAATGGGCATCGCTGCTCGATGCCCCGATTACTTGCATGCGTGGCTGTTCCCAGGCCGCCACCGCCAAAGATGCAACTGCCAAGGCTCCTACCAGAAACAAACCTCGCGCAATTTCTAGTTTCATCGCTATAAACCCTTGATAGCGCTGCCAAACGCCGTCTCATAAAAATAGACGAGTTTTTTCCAGTCCGTAGGGCTGAACGACGAGTGGCGGCGCAATTGTTTCATGTCATGGGAGGCCGCACGGTGAGCGGTGAGGCGTTGACGGCATTTTTCAAGATCGATCAGGGCCACTTCGACCTTGGCCGAGTCGCCTTCGCCGGTGACGCGGACAAAGACGTGCTTGATGTAAATGCAGCTGTGCTGCCAACGGCCCTTGTGCATGCGGGCCAGGTTTTCGGCGAGGTCCTTGAGCACGCGTTCATACACGGCTTCACCGTACTGCTCGCGGCCACCTGCCGCTTCCCACTGTTCAAATTCCTGGAAACCGTCCAGCGACTTGGTAACCAGCAACGCCCGCCACTTGTGCTGCGGATCAGGCTGGGCCCCGCAAAAAACGATTTCCGGCACCCGGACGCCAAGTCTGGCTACGCCGGTCAGCGCATCCAGTTCACGCAATACGGTCGGCCGGCCGAAGGGATGCAACCAGCTGCGATAGATATGTCCTGTCTGGCGTTTGGCATACAGCAGTTGACCATCGCGCCCTACCACCCGCTGCACGCCACTTTCGCCACCACGACGCACGTTGGGTTCTTCCACCCACTCACCGCGCTGGTTCCAGTAGTAGTCAAAGCGATCTTGGGGAGCGACTCCCGTTTCTGCTGCAAATTGCACTGCCATCCTCTTACCTCTTGCGTAGTACGTAAACTCGCCACATGGCATAGAGCGGAATGAAGTCCAGTTGTTCCTGGATCCTGAATCCTGCCTCTTCGAATTCCTTTTCAACCGTAGCGGCCGGTAGCACAAACCGGTTCTGATAACCTTCCTGGCCGCGGCGTTTCTCCGCGCGCTTGCGCTTCCAGGCCTTGAAATTGCCGTCTACCCACAACGAAACGATCACACTGTCCCGGGTCACGCGTTCGAACTCGCGCAAAATCGTCTGCCGATGCTCGGCCTCGCCGATGTGATGCAGCAGACGCATGCAGAAAATGCTGTCCACGGAGTTGTCAGGCAGCGCGATATCGAACGCCGAGGTGTGCAAGGGTTGTACCCGCTTCACCACATCCGCCGGCTGGGCCTGCATCGCCGTCTTGATCATCGACTCGGAATTGTCTGCCCCGATGATTACCCGATTGGGCTTTTCTGCCAGCAACGGCCAGAAACGTCCGGCGCCGCACGGCAGATCCAGCACCAGTCCCGGCTCGCCAACCAGCGTCAGCGCCTTGCGGGCCAACTGCTGATCACGCCAGTTGGACAGGCGACGCCCCAGACCATCCTGGTGCTTGCGCAAATATTTCTGCGCATGGTTGTCGTCGTACTTCTCGGAAAAATCGAGTTTGATCGGGCCGGCCATCATCGGGACTCCTGAATTGCTGATATCCCCACCTTATGCAGGGGCGTGTCAGCGTCAGGTCATCCCTTTGTGAAAAAAACGTCGCGTAAACCCACGAACTATTTCAAGGTTATACAGGTTTCGTTCAGGTTGGCAGCTTTTTTGTGCCATTTGGGAGGGATTCCTGTTTGCCCAGATCTACCTCGAAACGGCAGCCATTGGGCTCCATCGTACTCAAAGTGACGCTCCAGCCCTGGTTTTCACAGATGCGCTGCACCAGTGACAACCCCAGTCCAAGGCCTTCACCGCGTTTTTCGCTGCCGCGCACGAACGGTTTGAACATTTCCTCGCGCTTTTCCTCGGGAATGCCTACACCCGAGTCTTCGACCACGAAGCCGTTGTCGTTGAGCGTCAGCCGAATGAAACCCTGCTCTGTGTAGTGCAGGGCATTACGCAGCAGGTTACCCATCACGGCATTGAGCAGTGTGGCGTTATAAGGGGTGTCCGGCGGGTTGCCCGGTTCGAAAATCAGCTTCAACCCCTTGGATTCGATCGGCTCGCGCCATACGCCCAACAGATTGTCCGCCACCTGACCCAGACTGTGCCGCGGCGCCGCCCCCGCATCTTCGCGCTGGGCACGGGCCAGCATCAGGAAGGTCTGTACCAGTTCGCGCATTTCTTCGCTGGCACGGGCAATACGTTCGACCTGGGCTCGGCCGCGCTGATCGATGCCCGGGTTTTCCAGCAGCAGTTCACAGGAGGTAGCCAGTACCATCAACGGTGTGCGCAATTCGTGGCTGACGTCACTGGTGAACAACCGCTCACGGGTCAAAGCCTGACGCAAGCGCCCGAGCGTCGCATCGAAGGCCACCGCCAGTTCACCCACTTCGTCAGCGGCGTAGTCCGGCGCCAGCGGCGGTGCCAGCCCCAGCAACTGATCGCGATGACGCACCTGGCGCGCCAGCCGGACCACCGGCGCCATCACCTTGCGCGCCAGCACCCAGCCGAGGAAAACCGCCAGCGCCAGACTGAGCACGAAGCCCACCAGCACCACGGCAAACAGCACGCGCTCGCGCTCTTCGAAATCGCTTTGATCCTGAAGCAACACGTAACGCCGACCGTCGACGATTTCGACCATCGCGTGATAGGACAGCTGTTCGCGGAAGACTTCGTGGAACCCCGAATCCAGATGCCGCAAGTCCTTGGGCAACTCGAAGTCCCCCGGGCCGCCGCTGAAATAGAACAACTGGTCCGGCTCCGGCCGATGGCTCCAGTCCGAAACGTTGTCCATCAGCAACAGGCGCTGCAGATCACCGCCCAATCCAGCAGAAATCAGTTTCTCTTCCACCAGGTGCACGGTCGCGACAATGCCCATGGCGAAGGCCCCCGCCACCAGTGCGCTCATCAGCGCAAAAGCGATGATGATCCGCTGGGCAAGGCTCTGCTTAAACTCCATCGCGGCCCTCGGCCAAGCGATAACCCACGCCGTGCACGGTGTGCAGCAGTGGTTTGGCGAACGGTTTGTCGATCACCTGACGCAATTGGTGGACGTGGCTGCGCAGGCTGTCGCTGTCCGGGCAATCGTCGCCCCACAGGGCTTCTTCGAGAATTTCCCGACGCAGGACGTGGGGGCTCTTCTGCATCAGCACCGCGAGCAGTTTCAGGCCCACCGGGTTGAGCTTGAGCAGCTTGCCTTCGCGGGTCACTTCCAGTGTGTCGAGGTCGTAGCTCAGGTCGCCGACCTGCAGGGAACGGCGACCACCGCCCTGGGTGCGGCGCATCACGGCTTCGATTCGTGCAGCCAGTTCCGACAGCGCGAAGGGCTTGACCAGGTAATCGTCAGCCCCGGACTTGAAGCCCTGCAAGCGGTCATCGAGCTGATCGCGTGCGGTGAGCATGATCACCGGCGTGTCGCGGCGGGCGTCTTCACGCAGGCGTTTGCACAGGGTGTAGCCGTCGATGCCCGGCAACATGATGTCGAGCACGATCAGGTCATAGTGCTCGGTGGCGGCCAGATGCAGGCCCGACAGACCGTCCTGGGCGCAATCGACGGTATAGCCTTTCAGGCCCAGGTAATCGGCCAGGTTGGCCAGGATATCGCGGTTGTCT
This genomic window from Pseudomonas kribbensis contains:
- a CDS encoding multidrug efflux RND transporter permease subunit; translation: MAFTDPFIRRPVLATVVSLLIVLLGFQAWSKLPLRQYPQMENALITVTTAYPGANAETIQGYITQPMQQSLASAEGIDYMTSVSRQNFSVISIYARIGSNSDRLFTELLAKANEVKNKLPQDAEDPVLSKESADASALMYISFFSKELSNPQITDYLSRVIQPKLATLPGMAEAEILGNQVFAMRLWIDPVKLAGFGLSASDVTNAVRQYNFLSAAGEVKGEYVVTSINANTELKSAEAFGKIPLKVNGDSRVLLSDVARVEMGAENYNSISSFGGTPSVYIGIKATPGANPLDVIKEVRKIMPELEAQLPPNLKSEIAYDATLFIQASIDEVVKTLFEAVLIVIVVVFLFLGALRSVVIPVVTIPLSMIGVMFFMQMMGYSINLLTLLAMVLAIGLVVDDAIVVVENIHRHIEEGKTPLEAALEGAREIAMPVVSMTITLAAVYAPIGFLTGLTGALFKEFALTLAGAVVISGIVALTLSPMMCALLLRHEENPSGLAHRLDRIFENLKRRYQSMLHGTLNTRPVVLVFAVIVLCLIPVLLKFTKSELAPDEDQGIIFMMANAPQPTNLDYLNTYTEEFVKIFKEFPEYYSSFQINGYNGVQSGIGGFLLKPWNERSRTQMQILPEVQGKLGSIPGLQIFGFNLPSLPGTGEGLPFEFVINTANDYELLLQVADRIKKRAMESGKFAFVDLDLAFDKPEVVVDIDRAKAAQMGVSMQDLGGTLATLLGEAEINRFTIEGRSYKVIAQVERAYRDNPDWLNNYYVKNTQGELLPLSTLITVTDRARPRQLNQFQQLNAAKLSGFPLVSMGEAIDSVVQIAREEAPAGFAFDYGGASRQFVQEGSALWVTFALALAIIFLVLAAQFESFRDPLVILVTVPLSICGALIPLFLGWSSMNIYTQVGLVTLIGLISKHGILIVEFANQLRKEKGLTAREAVEEAAAIRLRPVLMTTAAMVFGMVPLIIASGAGAVSRFDIGTVIATGMSIGTLFTLFVLPCVYTVLAKPDPAPAP
- a CDS encoding lipopolysaccharide kinase InaA family protein, yielding MAVQFAAETGVAPQDRFDYYWNQRGEWVEEPNVRRGGESGVQRVVGRDGQLLYAKRQTGHIYRSWLHPFGRPTVLRELDALTGVARLGVRVPEIVFCGAQPDPQHKWRALLVTKSLDGFQEFEQWEAAGGREQYGEAVYERVLKDLAENLARMHKGRWQHSCIYIKHVFVRVTGEGDSAKVEVALIDLEKCRQRLTAHRAASHDMKQLRRHSSFSPTDWKKLVYFYETAFGSAIKGL
- a CDS encoding class I SAM-dependent methyltransferase, whose protein sequence is MAGPIKLDFSEKYDDNHAQKYLRKHQDGLGRRLSNWRDQQLARKALTLVGEPGLVLDLPCGAGRFWPLLAEKPNRVIIGADNSESMIKTAMQAQPADVVKRVQPLHTSAFDIALPDNSVDSIFCMRLLHHIGEAEHRQTILREFERVTRDSVIVSLWVDGNFKAWKRKRAEKRRGQEGYQNRFVLPAATVEKEFEEAGFRIQEQLDFIPLYAMWRVYVLRKR
- a CDS encoding sensor histidine kinase, whose protein sequence is MEFKQSLAQRIIIAFALMSALVAGAFAMGIVATVHLVEEKLISAGLGGDLQRLLLMDNVSDWSHRPEPDQLFYFSGGPGDFELPKDLRHLDSGFHEVFREQLSYHAMVEIVDGRRYVLLQDQSDFEERERVLFAVVLVGFVLSLALAVFLGWVLARKVMAPVVRLARQVRHRDQLLGLAPPLAPDYAADEVGELAVAFDATLGRLRQALTRERLFTSDVSHELRTPLMVLATSCELLLENPGIDQRGRAQVERIARASEEMRELVQTFLMLARAQREDAGAAPRHSLGQVADNLLGVWREPIESKGLKLIFEPGNPPDTPYNATLLNAVMGNLLRNALHYTEQGFIRLTLNDNGFVVEDSGVGIPEEKREEMFKPFVRGSEKRGEGLGLGLSLVQRICENQGWSVTLSTMEPNGCRFEVDLGKQESLPNGTKKLPT
- the colR gene encoding two-component system response regulator ColR — its product is MRILLVEDNRDILANLADYLGLKGYTVDCAQDGLSGLHLAATEHYDLIVLDIMLPGIDGYTLCKRLREDARRDTPVIMLTARDQLDDRLQGFKSGADDYLVKPFALSELAARIEAVMRRTQGGGRRSLQVGDLSYDLDTLEVTREGKLLKLNPVGLKLLAVLMQKSPHVLRREILEEALWGDDCPDSDSLRSHVHQLRQVIDKPFAKPLLHTVHGVGYRLAEGRDGV